GTTGTGATCTCCAGTGCTGACAGTGAACCCACAAGGTGAGAAAAGTATTAAAGCAGCATATAGTATATAAAACTAGACTCCTTTCAATTCAGAATTTTTggggaaatggttttaaaaaacagtctAGCTAGTTAAACACAGCTGGGTGATTTTACAAAAAATGAAAGTTATTTGGGAACTTAATCTATTACCTTCTGTCTTAATTAGAAGGAAGTGTTTGTTATAATGCATATAACTGGCGGGCTGAGAcggtgtttacattgactgtccgcaggcacagctgcccacagctcctAATGTCCGTAGTTTGCTgttaccagccaatgggagctgtgggaagcggcgcgggccccagggacatgctggccacagctcccagtggctagaaagagcaaaccgcggccactgggagatgagggcagccatgcctgtggaaagtcaatgtaaacactgtctcacagCATGCCAgctgattaccctgatgggctgcaggttgcccactgtAGAGTGAAGGGGTTAGTTTTAATAGTGACTTTGGAGATGGAGTTATTTTTCCACATCTGCCCAAAAGCAttccttgttttctttccaaGAATATTCCTGCTCATAAATCtcctgcaaacaaaaaaaaaaaaatgggaagtGCTTCAGGAGTCTGCTACATAGAAATATAACCAGTACACACAAAGTCAGCTAATCTGCCGTACAGTTTCCATAGTGTTTGGTAGAGACACAGAAAAAGAGGACACTGTCTTGAGATGCACACAGtgtcaggccctgattctgcaatgagtTCCATGAAGGCAAACACCTACGCCTATGCAGATTTCCCACTCAGATTAGTAGGGCTCTGTGCAGCATCCACCTGCACAGAGCTCATGAATGAAAGTGTAAGCTGCAGCAAACATACTGCTCATGATGATCAAGTTTTAATGCATTTGCCTTCTACATTATTCCATATTAAACTATTGAACCTTCATTTTAGAAAGGAGGATATTTCAATTGTTCATAACGTCCAAAATACTGGAAGTTGATACTCAAGGGCCAAGTCCTCAGAACTGAACATTTGGAACCCAGAACCTGTCCTGTCTCAAAGCACTGATCATCCTTTCTTGGACCATAACCCCAATCCCTTACATCCCTCTGCAATACAAATCACAGAAGTGGATAGCTGACTATTTTAAGTGCTTATACAACTATCAGACCCCAGAGAGGTGGCACTTTTTGTAAGCTACAATACTTAAATTCACCTTTTTCCAAATTGGAACAGTTGCTTTCAAAGTATTGATGCAGTATTGCACAGCCTCAAGAGATGCCACTCGGTGTGGAGAGGAGATTGCTACAATCACACTTGCTTCTGTTACTGGAACTAAACTAGGAAAAAGACAAATAGGACATTAGATGGTAAGGCAATGTAAATGTTAAGTCCAAAGTCCTCAACAATGGCTGGGCCCCATTCTACCAAGACACTGTACGCAACAGAGTAAATGAGCATCCTTGTCTCAAACAGCTTATACTCtgaacaaacaaaacccactcAACTTGAATCAGCAACAGATGTTTAAATCCTACGCTTTTTACAAACATTTCCTCATGAACCTGGCAGAAAGTTTGGCCCGCTAATAGCACAGTTCTGCATCCAAACTGAATTTGTAAAGATTGTTTCAAATTATGAGGATATTTTTCATCTAGTGTAATACAGTTTGTAAAAATAAGTGAAGTTTGACATAACCTAGCACTACTGAACAGTGGTAATCTTTGCTGAGAGGTGGAGGCATCCATTTGTGATATGCTCAAaattagaccctgatcctgaatCAGACTCCACTAGCACCAAAACCTGCATCTACCCACTGATTTCAGGAGATCCCAGTACAGGACTGACCTGGTAAGATTCATATGCCATTACTTTCTAATGGATCTGCATTTTAAACTCAACAAAAGTAATCTGCAAGTCTTGGGAAAGGCCCTTGATCTCCCAGCGAGCATGCCTGGCAACTCCTATTTCAAAGATATTCCAGGTATTCTAGACCTTGTATACTCTGGTAAACTTGACTTAAGTTCTGTAGTGAAGGGCTTGGATTCTGTGGTACCCCAGGGCAAGAGACTGGAAACACTATGCAGCTTCAGATAAATCTTAGTTTTATTTCCAGTGTGTTTCAGGTTAcgtgcagactcaggcagccaTCACCACACTGGTTTGTACTTGGTTCATGTTTTGAAAGTTTCTCTGGAAGCGGATTTTTTAAAGTGACCAGGCACTGCAACACGATTTTTCAGTAAGGGGTGGATTCAGTGGCAGGTTTCGCAGCAGAGAATATGCAGGTTCCTGCCCACACCATATGCAAGTACAAACATACTGACCTTTAGTTAGACACATCTTGGCCATACATACCCAAGTCTATGGTGCACTGCTATATGTTTGATGGAAGCCCATTTCTGTCTAACATCTCTAcagattttctttatttcagcttCTGCCATTGATGAGTATGCTTCATATTCTAAGtgaatcacttttttcccttcaaaGTTATTCCTTGTAGTacctaaaaataaatgaattactaaaaacaaatgttatttatttctattgcaaGAGTACCTGGGAGCTCCAGTCCTGGGTCAGGACGTTATTGTGCTAGAACAAAAATAtactccctgtcccaaagagcataTGATCTAAGAATGTCCAAATTACATATTTCTTATTCTAGAAAAGGTTTAACCAGCTCACTGCAATGAGCTGGAAGTGACCGTTTTGTTAGTACGTTAGCAATTCTTCATGTATAAAAGGACAGAATTTAACCCACAGATTTTACATGCTAGAGTTACCAAGATGGCAACATCTTCACTAGCAcagatctggccctatatgtttAGAAAGTTGTGCCTGTTCTCACTGCAATTGCTCATACAACACAAATAACTGTATGGAATTTAGGCACACAATGGTACTCACTTCTGAGCACAAAGGGTTCTGAAAATGTAGGTCCTGATATATTAACCACAAGGCTAGAATTAAGTCTTATCTCTTCAGATACTATTTTATGAAGAGGTAAGTTGCATATGGGCTACACTGTGGCATTTAACCCCAGCCCTACACTGGAGCGTGGTGAAGGGACAGCCCTGGTGATCAGCACATGAAGTTTACAGAACCATAGTTCTATCTATTCCCCATCTCCTTTTGTGTAAGTTGCTCCAGGGGAGCAACtagcagtccctgtgctccccCAAATATAGGGGCTACAATTCTAGGCTGACCACACCAGTAAGGAGGCTCCTTAGGACCTCATTCCTTATTGCACGAGGACTGGCCATGATCTTGCTCGAAATGATTAATACATAATTTGCTAAACATTATTGGTTTGTCCCAGAGACTTATTTTTTAAGTAGTCTCAGAAGCATGAGGTTGAACTTATGAGGTGACCTGTGCTCTACTTACTGATGGATATACACATCCAGGGATTTATTTTAGGAGCCTTAAACTCACCTATGAACAGAGAGACAGCCCCGCAGCATGGAGAAATCACCAGCTCCGACACTTCATCTGCAGAGAGTTTTTCACAGTTCAGTTTGATGAAATCTTTGGGCTCATCTTCACTTTCATTCATGGCTTCGCTGGAAGGAAACAGAAAGCTACAAAAGTCAAAGATTTAATAAGTTACTTTTCTAGTTACATTGGCCATTTGGAAGCTGCTTTTTAAACAGCTGTGGGGCCAGAATTTATCCAGCAATTGTATGGCACCCACTAACATGCTTCAGCTGTAGGGCTCACCAGTAGAGATGAAAAAGTAGGTCAGTCTCCATGCCGAATCAGTTCTTAGCCCTTTTGCTGGGAGAACACTAATTGCACTTCTTGTTGGCAATTTCTAGAGGTACAGGGGCTCTCCTTGTTTTAATATACCAATTCTAGAGCCCAGTCTGCAGTGGGATCAGCTAGCAGAGACCCTTGTGCTAGCATATCCTATTGTATGACTGGCTACAGTAAGAATGTCAAATTATAAACTGTCTGGAGTTAGAAGAAGGCAAGGAATCTTATTACAATAAAAACTAGAGCACTGATCCAAATGATTGATTTGCTCCAGGGGagcaccatcagattaggcctgaataaagactgggagtggttgggtcattacaaaacctaaacctaatttccccaatactaatttctccctactgttactcacaccttcttgtcaactgtctgaaatgggacacGCATttccacttcaaaagttatttttcctcccttggcatcctgctgtcaattgaattgtctcattagactgacctcacacttggcaAGGCAACTCACatttttcatgtattttatacctgctgctgtattttccactccatgcatctgatgaagcgggttgtagcccacaaaagcttatgcccaaatacatttgttagtctgaAAGGAGAGAGGTTCTTTTagcagaaaaagaggaaaatgataattttatatttcaaaattgCTTTAAATCATCTCTCTagcatcttaattttaaaaagtcaaagtaAAAAAGGTTTCTTTTCATTGTGATATTAGCCAACCACGAGGATTGGCACCTCTACTGAAAGCCAACAACTATAAAAGCATGAAaagatcttaaaaaaaacaattaaagggCCACATtataaagggacttaggcaccacTAGTcttcacaaaactcctgcttaGCTGCTGCCAAACCCCATAGGTACCCAACCTTCCTTAGCACCTAAGTGTTTGCATTTAAAGTTTCCAGGGAGCCTATTTTTTGGCTTCTGAGCATGTACACTATTGCCTCACTCTAGGTAGCTGGACACCTAAAGCCCCAGTGTGATGCACAAAGCAATGGAAGATAGGCATTCCTCCTCCTAACTCATTTGTGGGGATAATCCCATAGGTATGCTCTGACCATGGCTAACGCCACACAAAGCAGGGGGTGGTGTGGTGGACCTCCCTCCTAACTTGTGGccagtgattagggtactcacctgggatgtaggagtcCCACCGTCTATCTGagggaagaagggatttgaagaggaATCTGTCACCTCTAGAGTGAGTGCTGTAGCTACTAGGCTACGGGATAGTCTGATATGGGCCTCCCTTAGTCTCTCCCATTaaagctgttccattgtggataaataatgagttagtcagtgggccagagagagagagtgcaagaACATGtgactgactctatagcctggtggttagagcactcatccaTGATGTAGGGGACACAGGATCCAGTCCTCCTGCTCCAATACTAACACAAAAGACTGAGGGAGACCTATATCAAAAACatcccatagttcagtggttagggccttcacctgagaggtggcagatcactgttcaaatcctttctcccctctcaGGCA
The sequence above is a segment of the Natator depressus isolate rNatDep1 chromosome 5, rNatDep2.hap1, whole genome shotgun sequence genome. Coding sequences within it:
- the MOCS2 gene encoding molybdopterin synthase catalytic subunit isoform X4, whose product is MNESEDEPKDFIKLNCEKLSADEVSELVISPCCGAVSLFIGTTRNNFEGKKVIHLEYEAYSSMAEAEIKKICRDVRQKWASIKHIAVHHRLGLVPVTEASVIVAISSPHRVASLEAVQYCINTLKATVPIWKKEIYEQEYSWKENKECFWADVEK
- the MOCS2 gene encoding molybdopterin synthase catalytic subunit isoform X3, which gives rise to MYLGISFCGLQPASSDAWSGKYSSSEAMNESEDEPKDFIKLNCEKLSADEVSELVISPCCGAVSLFIGTTRNNFEGKKVIHLEYEAYSSMAEAEIKKICRDVRQKWASIKHIAVHHRLGLVPVTEASVIVAISSPHRVASLEAVQYCINTLKATVPIWKKEIYEQEYSWKENKECFWADVEK
- the MOCS2 gene encoding molybdopterin synthase catalytic subunit isoform X1 — translated: MYLGISFCGLQPASSDAWSGKYSSSFLFPSSEAMNESEDEPKDFIKLNCEKLSADEVSELVISPCCGAVSLFIGTTRNNFEGKKVIHLEYEAYSSMAEAEIKKICRDVRQKWASIKHIAVHHRLGLVPVTEASVIVAISSPHRVASLEAVQYCINTLKATVPIWKKEIYEQEYSWKENKECFWADVEK
- the MOCS2 gene encoding molybdopterin synthase catalytic subunit isoform X2; amino-acid sequence: MYLGISFCGLQPASSDAWSGKYSSSFLFPSSEAMNESEDEPKDFIKLNCEKLSADEVSELVISPCCGAVSLFIGTTRNNFEGKKVIHLEYEAYSSMAEAEIKKICRDVRQKWASIKHIAVHHRLGLVPVTEASVIVAISSPHRVASLEAVQYCINTLKATVPIWKKVRQSKLWTEFSLFGMCE